One Solanum pennellii chromosome 10, SPENNV200 genomic region harbors:
- the LOC107032653 gene encoding LRR receptor-like serine/threonine-protein kinase EFR has protein sequence MAWCDIGNNTISGNIPPEIGRLTRLRHLYLQNNSLHGEIPVNLSLCSNLVELWAYKNNLVCVLPRELGLLTKLKYFDFSYNKLIGEIPKSYGNFSSLLEMYLLDNDLEGEIPEEFGKMKSLEIFDEDFNRLSGRIPSSFYNLTPLKVIDVSFNQLEGSLPQRGIFENASVDSFIGNPRICGGIPGLKLANCNFSRLKKINFKLVILVILGILGLVVIVCALFFYRFGRSKRTFPSLDNNLNQLIAMSYQSILKVTNEFSTSNLIGVGSHGYVYKGILETNETLVTLDATTLTQLLLYEYGMGSEASTQGDVYSFGIVLLEILTGKRPTDDMFGGDLNLHDFVRNAMPDGAIEIVDPRLMRRQKMIEGLISLLGVGIDCSM, from the exons ATGGCGTGGTGTG ACATCGGAAACAACACCATTTCTGGCAATATCCCTCCTGAAATAGGCCGTTTGACAAGATTACGCCATCTATATTTGCAAAACAATTCATTACATGGTGAAATTCCTGTCAATCTATCGTTGTGTAGTAACCTCGTTGAGTTATGGGCGTACAAGAACAATCTTGTGTGTGTTCTTCCAAGGGAGCTTGGTTTACTTACCAAACtcaaatattttgatttcaGTTACAACAAGCTCATTGGTGAAATCCCGAAATCTTATGGTAATTTCTCAAGTCTATTGGAAATGTACCTTTTGGATAATGATCTCGAGGGTGAAATCCCCGAGGAGTTtgggaaaatgaagagtttggaaATATTTGACGAGGACTTTAATAGGTTATCTGGTAGAATTCCGAGCTCATTCTACAATCTTACCCCCTTGAAAGTCATTGATGTGTCATTTAACCAACTCGAAG GTTCCCTTCCACAACGAGGCATCTTTGAGAACGCGAGTGTAGATTCATTCATTGGAAATCCTAGAATCTGTGGTGGTATACCTGGCTTGAAACTTGCCAATTGCAATTTCAGTcgtttaaagaaaataaactttaaGCTTGTTATTTTAGTAATATTAGGAATTCTGGGGCTAGTTGTTATAGTTTGTGCTTTGTTCTTCTATCGATTCGGAAGGTCCAAAAGAACATTTCCTTCATTAGATAACAATCTAAATCAACTCATAGCTATGTCCTATCAAAGTATACTCAAAGTTACCAACGAGTTTTCTACGAGCAACTTGATTGGTGTTGGGAGTCATGGATATGTTTATAAGGGAATTTTGGAAACGAATG AGACTTTAGTGACTCTGGATGCAACGACATTAACTCAATTACTGCTATATGAGTATGGTATGGGAAGTGAGGCATCAACGCAAGGTGATGTGTATAGTTTTGGTATCGTCTTGCTTGAAATATTAACCGGAAAAAGACCAACAGATGACATGTTTGGCGGCGATTTAAACCTTCATGATTTTGTTAGGAATGCCATGCCTGATGGAGCAATTGAGATAGTAGATCCAAGGTTGATGAGAAGACAAAAAATGATAGAGGGTTTAATCTCCTTACTTGGAGTTGGTATTGATTGTTCAATGTAA